In the Blastocatellia bacterium genome, TGCGTGTGAGACGGGGATGAACGAGGTATTTCCTGGGGATGAGTTGTTTGGGTTGATGCGAGGGTTTTTGTATGCGGGGGCGCCGTCGTTGGTGGTGAGTTTATGGATGGTGCATGATGGTTCGACGGCGCGGTTGATGGAGGAGTTTTATAGTGGGTTGCGGCAGGGCCAGAGCAAGCGGGCGGCGTTGCGGCAAGCTCAGTTGGCCCTGAAGCAGCAATATCCACATCCCTATCACTGGGCGCCTTTCGTCTTAATCGGAGCACCGTGAGAAGCTAATCGGGGAATCTGCGTCAGACAGGGTGACAGGTGAGGAAGATAGGTGATGTTCCAAGGGGATTTAAGCATATTTACGAATATGCCAGTGATCGAAGAAATGAGAGAATACCAAGCACGGACGCTGGGTTCCCGCGCAAGGCACTACCAAAGACGTTCTGCAAAGGATTATCGAGGAGAATGAGCCATGAAGCATCGGATCATCGCACATAAAAACGCCTTTTTGGTTGTGGTCATTCTGATTTTGATGGCCTCGGCGCTGACGCCGAGATCATTTCACTTGGTCGGTGATGTAACGCTGGCAGCGCAACGAAGCGGCGAGTATAAGGACGGTGAAGTCATCGTTCAACTAAAGCCGGGCGTGGTCGCTAGACAGTTAGCGGCGCGTTACAACTTGACGGTGAAAAAAGACCACAAGAACAACCAGTATCTCTTG is a window encoding:
- a CDS encoding CHAT domain-containing protein, with product ACETGMNEVFPGDELFGLMRGFLYAGAPSLVVSLWMVHDGSTARLMEEFYSGLRQGQSKRAALRQAQLALKQQYPHPYHWAPFVLIGAP